The Pedobacter roseus genome contains a region encoding:
- a CDS encoding dihydroorotase, which produces MNLLVKNVTITDPQSKFNNQQCDVRVENGTIKNIGKLTADKSETIFDAQGAFLTPGFFDLNCVAGDPGFETKEDIQTLTETAKAGGFTGLALLPQTSPVVQSKSQVEYIINKAKNNLVDVLPVGAISQNREAKELAELFDMQQAGAVAFSDGDRALQDDGFMSRALQYAKGFDALLMVYPENKSIAGKSQINESKNSVLLGMKGLPALAEEMHIARDIFLASYNETKIHISNISTAGAVALIRKAKKDGVQISCDVTAHHLVFTEELLNDFDSNYKVKPPLRSKADVKALIAGLKDGTIDAITSQHRPEEIEFKNVEFEIAHYGIIALQTVLPLLLKAGLDIALIAEKLAINPRKLLNLTVPVIEEGAKANFTVFNTAEKWLYNSASNHSKSANSPLLGTELTGKVTLVYNNNQSSLR; this is translated from the coding sequence ATGAATCTCCTGGTTAAAAATGTAACCATTACCGATCCGCAAAGTAAATTTAACAACCAACAATGCGATGTTAGGGTTGAAAATGGTACAATTAAAAACATAGGTAAATTAACTGCCGATAAAAGCGAAACTATTTTCGATGCTCAGGGCGCTTTTTTAACGCCTGGTTTTTTCGATTTAAACTGCGTAGCCGGTGATCCGGGTTTCGAAACCAAGGAAGACATCCAAACACTTACTGAAACTGCAAAAGCAGGTGGCTTTACAGGTCTGGCATTATTGCCACAAACTAGCCCGGTGGTACAATCGAAATCTCAGGTAGAATACATTATCAACAAGGCAAAAAATAACCTGGTTGATGTTTTGCCGGTTGGGGCCATTAGCCAGAACCGAGAAGCAAAAGAACTTGCCGAATTGTTTGATATGCAGCAGGCTGGTGCAGTTGCTTTCTCGGATGGAGACAGAGCCTTACAGGATGACGGTTTTATGAGCCGCGCCTTGCAATATGCCAAAGGTTTTGATGCACTGTTAATGGTTTATCCCGAAAATAAATCGATTGCAGGCAAATCACAGATCAATGAGAGCAAAAACTCCGTGCTCTTGGGCATGAAAGGTTTACCAGCATTGGCAGAAGAGATGCACATTGCACGCGATATTTTCCTCGCTTCTTATAACGAAACTAAAATCCACATCAGTAACATTTCAACCGCTGGTGCTGTAGCGCTAATCCGCAAAGCGAAAAAAGATGGCGTACAGATTTCCTGCGATGTAACCGCACATCACCTGGTGTTTACCGAAGAACTTTTAAACGATTTCGACAGCAATTATAAAGTTAAGCCACCATTAAGGAGCAAAGCAGATGTAAAAGCTTTAATAGCAGGTTTAAAGGATGGAACCATTGATGCCATTACTTCGCAGCACCGTCCTGAAGAAATCGAATTTAAAAATGTGGAATTCGAAATTGCCCATTATGGAATTATTGCTTTGCAAACCGTATTGCCATTATTGTTAAAAGCCGGACTGGACATTGCTTTAATTGCAGAGAAATTGGCCATTAATCCGCGTAAATTATTAAATTTAACTGTTCCCGTAATTGAAGAAGGTGCCAAAGCCAACTTTACTGTTTTTAACACCGCAGAAAAGTGGTTATACAATTCGGCAAGCAACCATTCTAAATCGGCAAACAGCCCATTGTTAGGGACCGAACTTACTGGAAAAGTAACCCTGGTTTATAATAATAATCAATCCTCTTTGAGATAG
- a CDS encoding DUF4199 domain-containing protein → MDKSALISKLSLKNGFMLAAVSVVLSLTLHFIDPVLVYTSFLAQVGIFVLFIALLVVVGINIRKEIGGFWTFGEAFKAFLIISLILALTATLYNVILMKFIDPDLPAKAAAAIEDAQRAMMEKFGMAKEQVDEAMAKAGNMQEKLEPTFKNIFTSFGVSLALYGVLSLILSAILKKKEPVRLDSFPKEA, encoded by the coding sequence ATGGACAAAAGTGCTCTTATTTCCAAATTATCGCTTAAAAACGGATTTATGCTTGCGGCGGTTTCGGTAGTATTATCGTTAACCCTGCATTTTATCGATCCTGTATTAGTTTACACCAGTTTCCTTGCCCAGGTAGGCATATTTGTTTTGTTTATTGCGCTACTCGTTGTAGTAGGAATTAATATTCGTAAAGAAATAGGTGGTTTTTGGACGTTTGGCGAAGCTTTTAAAGCTTTTTTAATTATTTCGCTTATTCTGGCCTTAACTGCAACACTTTATAATGTGATACTGATGAAGTTTATCGATCCAGATCTTCCGGCAAAAGCTGCTGCGGCGATAGAAGATGCACAACGTGCAATGATGGAAAAATTCGGTATGGCTAAAGAGCAGGTTGATGAAGCAATGGCTAAAGCAGGTAATATGCAAGAGAAACTAGAACCTACTTTTAAAAATATTTTTACAAGCTTTGGTGTTTCACTAGCCTTGTATGGTGTTCTTTCTTTAATTCTTTCAGCTATCTTAAAGAAAAAGGAACCAGTAAGATTAGACTCATTTCCTAAAGAAGCTTAA
- a CDS encoding zeta toxin family protein, with protein sequence MHNLYIISGCNGAGKTTASFTILPEMLNCREFVNADEIARGISPFKPASVAIQAGKIMLNRIDDLMNQKVDFAIETTLTTKSYLKTIEKAKSLGYQVTLLFFWLNDIELAIERVKTRVLEGGHDIPEDVIRRRYIKGMQNLQQFIKSVDFWFVLNNSKESLQFIAEGNRSEITIFEKENWKKLS encoded by the coding sequence ATGCATAATTTATATATCATTTCTGGTTGTAATGGAGCTGGTAAAACAACAGCATCTTTTACTATTTTGCCCGAAATGTTAAACTGCAGAGAGTTTGTTAATGCGGATGAAATTGCCCGCGGAATTTCTCCTTTTAAACCTGCAAGTGTAGCCATTCAGGCAGGTAAGATTATGTTAAACAGAATTGATGACCTGATGAACCAAAAAGTAGACTTTGCCATCGAAACTACATTAACCACTAAATCTTACTTAAAAACAATTGAAAAAGCCAAATCTCTGGGCTATCAGGTTACACTTTTATTCTTTTGGTTAAATGATATTGAACTTGCTATTGAAAGAGTTAAAACGAGGGTGTTAGAAGGTGGACATGATATTCCTGAAGATGTAATCCGAAGAAGGTATATAAAAGGCATGCAAAATTTACAGCAGTTTATTAAAAGTGTCGATTTTTGGTTTGTGTTAAATAATTCAAAAGAATCACTTCAGTTTATAGCAGAGGGTAATAGATCTGAAATCACTATATTTGAAAAAGAAAATTGGAAAAAACTAAGTTAA
- a CDS encoding glycosyltransferase family 2 protein, with protein MDISVVVPLFNEDESLPELTAWIDKVMIANNFSYEIILVDDGSTDRSWEVIEDLRLQNPAIKGIKFRRNYGKSAALNVGFEATQGDVVITMDADLQDSPDEIPELYRRIKEEKLDLISGWKKKRYDPVTKTIPTKLFNAATRKMSGIELNDFNCGLKAYRSDVIKTIEVYGEMHRYIPVIAKWAGFSKIAEQVVEHRARKYGTTKFGFSRFINGFLDLLSIFFVGKFGKRPMHFFGSLGVLSFFIGIIMALYILFEKKYLIWQGLAYRDVTDQPLFYLSLVAIVVGSQMFLAGFIAELLSRNAPERNQYLIEKELR; from the coding sequence ATGGATATATCAGTTGTAGTACCCTTATTTAATGAAGATGAATCCCTGCCAGAGTTAACGGCCTGGATTGATAAAGTGATGATTGCCAATAATTTCAGCTATGAAATTATTTTGGTTGATGATGGTAGTACCGATAGATCGTGGGAGGTAATAGAAGATTTAAGACTTCAGAATCCTGCCATAAAGGGCATTAAATTTAGACGTAACTACGGTAAATCTGCTGCTTTAAACGTAGGTTTCGAAGCTACACAGGGCGATGTGGTGATTACCATGGATGCCGATCTGCAGGATAGTCCGGATGAAATTCCGGAATTATACCGCCGTATTAAGGAAGAAAAACTCGACCTGATTTCGGGCTGGAAAAAGAAACGTTACGATCCGGTTACCAAAACTATCCCCACCAAACTCTTCAACGCGGCTACCCGCAAAATGAGCGGTATCGAACTGAACGATTTTAACTGTGGCTTAAAAGCTTATCGCAGTGATGTAATCAAAACGATTGAAGTTTATGGCGAAATGCACCGTTATATCCCGGTAATAGCTAAATGGGCAGGTTTTAGTAAAATAGCAGAGCAGGTAGTAGAACACCGCGCACGTAAATACGGAACAACTAAATTTGGTTTTAGCAGGTTTATCAATGGCTTTTTAGATTTACTCTCCATTTTCTTTGTGGGTAAATTCGGTAAACGCCCGATGCACTTTTTTGGCTCGTTAGGCGTACTGAGTTTCTTTATCGGTATCATCATGGCTTTGTACATTTTGTTCGAAAAGAAATACCTGATATGGCAGGGTTTGGCTTATCGCGATGTAACCGATCAACCTTTGTTTTATTTATCATTAGTTGCTATCGTAGTAGGTTCGCAGATGTTCTTAGCAGGCTTTATTGCAGAGCTTTTATCGCGTAACGCACCAGAAAGAAACCAGTATTTGATAGAAAAGGAATTAAGGTAG
- a CDS encoding glycosyltransferase — MFFSIIIPLYNRPQEIDELLHTLTKQTYLQFEVLVIEDGSKNDAKAIVDRYADKLDIKYYFKENAGQGFARNFGFERAKGDYFIIFDSDILVPDDYLEIVRNYLYEHHLDAYGGPDAAHDSFTQVQKAISYAMTSPFTTGGIRGNKQHVGQFHPRSFNMGVSRQAWEKVGGFILTRLGEDIEYSIRIHENGFKIGLIPDAKVYHKRRTSFSQFYKQLHFFGRARINIYKHFPKELKLVHFFPALFTLGFGFTILCNFIYPPLAYVCNFFLLIYFMLIFFHSWSVNKSLKVAFLSIISSFIQLTAYGLGFIQDLFKRVVFKQQ; from the coding sequence ATGTTTTTCTCCATCATAATCCCCCTTTACAATCGTCCACAGGAAATAGACGAACTTTTGCACACCTTAACCAAACAAACTTATTTACAGTTTGAGGTTTTGGTTATCGAAGATGGTTCTAAAAACGATGCAAAGGCCATTGTAGATCGTTATGCAGACAAACTTGATATAAAATATTATTTCAAGGAGAATGCCGGACAGGGGTTTGCCCGTAATTTTGGTTTCGAAAGGGCGAAGGGAGATTATTTTATCATTTTTGATTCAGATATCCTTGTTCCTGACGATTATCTTGAAATTGTTAGAAATTACCTTTACGAACATCATTTAGATGCTTACGGCGGACCAGATGCAGCACACGATAGTTTTACGCAGGTACAAAAGGCCATCAGTTACGCAATGACATCGCCATTTACCACAGGTGGTATCCGTGGTAATAAGCAGCATGTGGGGCAGTTTCACCCACGCAGTTTTAATATGGGCGTTTCCCGTCAGGCCTGGGAAAAAGTAGGTGGCTTTATCCTGACCAGATTGGGAGAAGATATCGAATACAGTATCCGTATCCATGAAAATGGTTTCAAAATCGGTTTGATCCCCGATGCAAAGGTTTACCATAAGCGCCGGACGAGTTTTAGCCAGTTTTATAAACAATTACACTTTTTCGGCAGGGCCAGGATCAATATTTATAAACATTTTCCAAAAGAATTAAAGCTGGTGCATTTTTTTCCTGCTTTATTTACACTGGGCTTTGGTTTCACCATTTTGTGTAACTTTATCTATCCGCCATTGGCGTATGTTTGTAACTTCTTCTTATTGATTTACTTTATGTTGATATTTTTTCATTCATGGTCAGTAAATAAATCTTTAAAAGTTGCATTTTTGAGCATTATATCTTCGTTTATCCAATTAACCGCTTATGGTTTAGGATTTATACAGGATTTATTTAAACGTGTGGTATTCAAACAACAATGA
- a CDS encoding GH3 auxin-responsive promoter family protein produces the protein MEKEKNGRREKSPSGGWGLKAALSKPFAAFAVWQINKWKHNAVDAQNNLLKKLIGEARHTAFGKDHYFAEIKNYADFKKNVPVQDYEGLKFYVDRVVAGEADVLWKGKPLYFAKTSGTTSGVKYIPLSKESMPEHIKAARNAILTYINETGKADFVNGKMIFLQGSPVLSVKHGINVGRLSGIVAHHVPAYLQKNRLPSYETNIIEDWEQKVDAIVEETINENMTLISGIPPWVQMYFDKLSEKAGGKKIAEIFKNFSLFIYGGVNFEPYRAKIEQSIGKKIDAIETYPASEGFIAYQDSQKEKGLLLLADAGIFYEFIPADEYYNDNPTRLSLGEVALDTNYALILNTNAGLWGYSIGDTVKFVSKNPYKIVVTGRIKHFISAFGEHVIGEEVEQAILSVANEEQVEITEFTVAPQVNPDAGQLPYHEWFVEFSSAPKDLAAFSKKVDEALQKKNIYYFDLIEGNILQPLIIRTLQKDAFVNYMKSEGKLGGQNKVPRLSNDRKLADGLEKYIV, from the coding sequence ATGGAAAAAGAAAAGAACGGCAGAAGGGAAAAGTCCCCTTCAGGGGGGTGGGGGCTTAAAGCAGCGTTAAGTAAACCCTTTGCGGCGTTTGCAGTTTGGCAAATCAACAAATGGAAGCATAATGCCGTAGATGCTCAAAATAATTTGCTGAAAAAGCTTATCGGTGAAGCCAGGCATACTGCTTTCGGTAAGGATCATTATTTTGCAGAGATCAAAAACTACGCTGATTTTAAAAAGAACGTTCCGGTACAGGATTATGAGGGCTTAAAATTCTACGTAGATCGTGTGGTGGCAGGCGAAGCTGATGTGCTTTGGAAAGGAAAACCTCTTTATTTTGCCAAAACATCGGGTACCACTTCGGGCGTAAAATACATTCCGCTTTCCAAAGAATCAATGCCTGAGCACATCAAAGCTGCCCGGAATGCGATTTTGACTTATATTAATGAAACAGGCAAGGCCGATTTTGTAAACGGAAAAATGATCTTTTTGCAGGGAAGTCCGGTTTTGAGCGTAAAACATGGAATTAATGTGGGGCGCTTATCAGGCATTGTAGCGCATCATGTTCCTGCTTATCTCCAGAAGAACCGTTTGCCTTCTTACGAAACCAATATTATCGAAGATTGGGAGCAGAAAGTTGATGCCATTGTGGAGGAGACGATCAATGAAAACATGACATTGATCTCTGGGATTCCACCCTGGGTACAGATGTATTTCGATAAACTTTCCGAAAAAGCGGGAGGGAAGAAAATTGCCGAAATCTTTAAGAATTTCAGCTTGTTTATTTATGGTGGGGTAAATTTCGAACCTTACCGGGCCAAAATTGAACAAAGTATTGGCAAAAAAATTGATGCAATTGAAACTTATCCTGCTTCTGAAGGATTTATTGCTTATCAGGATTCGCAAAAAGAAAAAGGACTGTTGTTATTGGCCGATGCAGGGATTTTTTACGAATTTATTCCTGCTGATGAATATTATAACGACAACCCGACAAGATTATCATTGGGCGAAGTAGCACTCGATACCAATTATGCATTGATTTTAAATACGAATGCGGGTTTATGGGGTTATAGTATTGGCGATACCGTTAAATTTGTTTCTAAAAATCCTTATAAAATTGTAGTTACCGGCCGGATTAAACATTTTATTTCTGCTTTCGGTGAACATGTAATAGGAGAAGAGGTAGAACAGGCCATTTTAAGTGTAGCGAACGAAGAGCAGGTAGAAATTACAGAATTTACCGTTGCGCCACAGGTTAACCCAGATGCTGGTCAATTGCCTTACCATGAGTGGTTTGTGGAATTTTCATCAGCGCCAAAAGATCTGGCTGCTTTTAGTAAAAAGGTTGATGAAGCTTTGCAAAAGAAAAATATTTATTACTTTGACCTGATTGAAGGAAACATCCTTCAGCCATTGATTATACGTACTTTGCAAAAAGATGCCTTTGTAAACTACATGAAAAGTGAAGGGAAATTAGGCGGACAAAATAAGGTGCCGAGGTTGAGCAATGATAGGAAACTGGCAGATGGGTTGGAGAAATATATTGTTTAA
- a CDS encoding four helix bundle protein → MEKNYLQLNQITAYTKSFHLSNLVWDMVSNWDNFAKYTIGQQFVDAVDSISANIAEGFGRYHKKDKVKFYYYSFGSVKECLDWNEKAKVRKLINEETYSKIFATLETLPKEIHQLIKFTNERLKI, encoded by the coding sequence ATGGAAAAGAATTATTTACAGTTAAATCAGATAACAGCATATACAAAATCTTTCCATCTTAGCAATTTGGTTTGGGATATGGTTAGTAATTGGGATAATTTTGCAAAATACACCATCGGACAACAGTTCGTTGATGCTGTTGATTCGATTTCAGCTAATATTGCTGAAGGTTTTGGTCGCTATCATAAAAAAGATAAGGTCAAGTTTTATTATTACAGCTTTGGTTCAGTTAAGGAATGTTTAGACTGGAACGAAAAAGCAAAAGTTAGAAAGTTGATAAATGAGGAAACGTATTCAAAGATTTTTGCAACTTTGGAAACTTTACCAAAAGAAATTCATCAACTGATAAAATTTACAAACGAAAGATTGAAAATTTAA
- a CDS encoding 1-deoxy-D-xylulose-5-phosphate reductoisomerase: MSNITIQQSVKRITILGSTGSIGTQALEVVRDHPTVFKVAVLSALKNSTLLIQQALEFKPAIVVICDESKYIEVKDALFGLDIKVLAGEVALSEVASYTDSDVVLTALMGSVGLKPTIAAIKAGKNIALANKETLVVAGELITQLAIENQVKILPVDSEHSAIFQCLVGEEQNEIEKIYLTASGGPFLGKTKDFLSTVKKEQALKHPNWVMGAKITIDSASLMNKGLEVIEAKWLFNLDVDQIDVIVHPQSIIHSIVQFTDGSMKAQMGVPDMKLPIQYALNYPDRLKNNFKRFNFLEYPNFSFLKADMETFRNLGLAFTSLRKGGNMPCILNAANEIVVEAFLKDKIGFLQMSEVIEQCMEEISFIEKPQLSDYLETDKHSRILAGELVTKSIV; this comes from the coding sequence TTGAGCAATATAACAATACAGCAATCTGTAAAAAGAATAACCATATTAGGTTCTACAGGGAGCATCGGTACACAAGCGCTTGAAGTTGTTAGGGATCATCCTACAGTTTTTAAAGTTGCTGTATTATCTGCCTTAAAGAATTCAACATTACTCATTCAACAAGCGCTGGAATTTAAGCCGGCAATTGTAGTTATCTGTGATGAAAGCAAGTACATAGAAGTTAAAGATGCTTTGTTTGGCCTGGATATTAAAGTTTTGGCTGGCGAAGTTGCTTTATCAGAAGTTGCATCATACACTGATAGCGATGTAGTGCTTACGGCATTAATGGGCTCTGTAGGCTTAAAACCTACCATTGCCGCTATAAAAGCGGGTAAAAACATTGCCTTGGCTAATAAAGAAACTTTGGTGGTAGCCGGAGAACTGATTACCCAATTGGCCATTGAAAACCAGGTAAAGATTTTGCCTGTGGATTCGGAGCATTCGGCCATCTTCCAGTGTTTGGTAGGTGAAGAACAAAACGAAATCGAAAAAATTTACCTCACTGCTTCCGGCGGACCATTTTTGGGCAAAACAAAAGATTTTCTTTCTACGGTAAAAAAAGAGCAGGCCTTAAAACACCCTAACTGGGTAATGGGCGCAAAAATCACCATCGATTCTGCTTCTTTAATGAACAAAGGATTAGAAGTAATCGAGGCCAAATGGCTGTTTAACCTCGATGTAGATCAGATTGACGTCATTGTGCATCCACAATCTATCATCCACTCCATCGTTCAGTTTACCGATGGTTCTATGAAAGCACAAATGGGGGTTCCGGATATGAAATTGCCCATTCAGTACGCTTTAAATTATCCCGACAGGCTAAAAAACAATTTTAAGCGTTTTAACTTCTTGGAATATCCAAACTTTAGCTTTTTGAAAGCAGACATGGAAACCTTCAGGAATTTAGGTTTAGCATTTACTTCATTGCGAAAAGGAGGGAATATGCCCTGTATTTTAAATGCAGCGAATGAAATTGTTGTGGAGGCATTTTTGAAAGATAAAATTGGTTTCCTGCAGATGAGCGAAGTAATTGAACAATGTATGGAAGAGATTAGTTTTATTGAAAAGCCACAATTGAGCGATTATTTAGAAACTGACAAACATAGCCGTATCTTAGCCGGCGAATTAGTAACAAAAAGTATAGTTTAA
- the rseP gene encoding RIP metalloprotease RseP, with product MNGLIMAGQLLLGLSLLVILHELGHFLAARAFGIKVEKFYLFFDAWGFKLFSFKKGDVEYGIGWLPLGGYVKIAGMIDESMDTEQMAQPAQPWEFRSKPAWQRLIVMLGGIIVNVIVGILIFWMLTFNIGQNYTVNSKLNDGISVGTIGKEIGLQNGDKILAINGNKLIRFEDAISSKVLFDGAQLTILRENKTLYISVPDTILNKISKNDKENFISPRYRMQSVDKVSAPDEKADKPSFFDKLFGRKFEKPVYPAYAAGIKPGDSILTVNGKAITFFDQFKEEVSKNKSKPVSINALRKGKEITFDLKVSKEGTIGIIPNLSTPETAHVDFGFIESFPVGATMAWSTFVDNAKGIGKMITGKLSARNISSPIGIAKVYGSTFDWVKFWTLTGLISMALAFMNLLPIPGLDGGHVVFLLIEMVQRKPVSEKVLEKAQIVGFVILICLMVFAFGNDILKSFGK from the coding sequence ATGAATGGATTGATTATGGCGGGGCAGCTGCTGCTTGGATTGTCTTTATTGGTAATATTACACGAATTAGGACATTTTTTGGCAGCCAGGGCATTTGGTATTAAAGTAGAAAAGTTTTATCTGTTTTTTGATGCCTGGGGTTTCAAACTTTTTAGTTTCAAAAAAGGTGATGTTGAATATGGAATAGGATGGCTGCCATTGGGCGGTTATGTGAAAATTGCAGGAATGATTGATGAGAGCATGGATACTGAGCAGATGGCTCAACCTGCTCAACCCTGGGAATTCCGTTCTAAACCAGCCTGGCAACGTTTAATTGTGATGTTAGGCGGTATTATCGTAAATGTGATTGTTGGTATTTTGATTTTTTGGATGCTTACTTTCAATATTGGCCAAAATTATACCGTTAACAGTAAATTAAATGATGGTATCTCTGTTGGAACCATTGGTAAAGAAATCGGTTTACAGAATGGAGATAAAATTTTGGCCATCAACGGCAATAAACTGATCCGTTTTGAAGATGCAATATCGAGTAAGGTTTTATTTGATGGCGCTCAGTTAACGATTCTACGAGAAAACAAAACCCTTTATATCTCGGTTCCGGATACCATTTTAAACAAAATATCGAAAAACGATAAAGAGAATTTTATCTCTCCGCGTTACCGGATGCAAAGTGTTGATAAGGTAAGCGCACCTGACGAAAAGGCCGATAAGCCTTCGTTTTTTGATAAGCTTTTTGGCCGGAAATTCGAAAAGCCTGTATATCCGGCTTATGCCGCTGGTATTAAACCTGGTGATAGCATTTTAACGGTTAATGGTAAAGCCATTACTTTCTTCGATCAGTTTAAAGAAGAAGTTTCAAAAAATAAATCGAAACCAGTTAGCATAAATGCCTTACGCAAAGGAAAAGAAATTACTTTCGATCTTAAAGTAAGCAAAGAAGGTACAATCGGGATTATTCCTAACTTAAGTACACCTGAAACGGCACATGTTGATTTTGGCTTTATAGAGTCGTTCCCGGTTGGGGCAACCATGGCCTGGAGCACTTTTGTAGATAATGCAAAAGGTATCGGGAAAATGATTACGGGTAAATTAAGTGCGCGCAATATCAGCAGCCCGATCGGTATTGCAAAAGTATATGGCAGCACTTTCGACTGGGTTAAATTCTGGACTTTAACCGGATTGATCTCAATGGCATTGGCATTTATGAATTTGTTGCCTATTCCAGGCTTAGATGGAGGCCACGTAGTGTTTCTTTTGATCGAAATGGTACAACGTAAGCCTGTAAGCGAAAAAGTACTGGAAAAGGCACAGATTGTAGGTTTTGTAATCCTGATCTGTTTAATGGTGTTTGCTTTTGGTAATGATATTTTAAAATCTTTCGGTAAGTAA
- the hscB gene encoding Fe-S protein assembly co-chaperone HscB — protein sequence MSEATQQPNYFEFYDLPIQFNPDQNAVKAKFYVLSKQFHPDFYANESEEKQQEVLDLSTLNNKAYQTLSNAKKRLKYVLELKGIVAADEGYQLSQNFLMEMMDINEALMDLEFEPDAEKLAQVKLDVEAIEKDLSGELNNLISQFDQNPSASDTLLPLMKDNFYRQKYIDRIRERLVK from the coding sequence ATGAGCGAAGCAACCCAACAGCCAAATTATTTCGAATTTTACGATCTTCCGATACAGTTTAACCCAGATCAAAATGCGGTGAAAGCAAAGTTTTATGTTTTGAGCAAGCAGTTTCACCCTGATTTTTATGCCAATGAAAGCGAAGAAAAGCAACAGGAGGTACTCGATCTGTCAACTTTGAACAACAAGGCATACCAAACGCTGAGCAATGCCAAAAAACGCTTAAAATACGTATTGGAACTAAAGGGTATTGTAGCAGCAGATGAAGGATATCAGTTATCACAAAATTTTTTGATGGAAATGATGGATATCAATGAAGCTTTAATGGATCTTGAATTTGAACCTGATGCAGAAAAACTGGCCCAGGTAAAACTCGATGTTGAAGCAATAGAAAAGGATTTATCCGGCGAACTAAACAATCTGATAAGCCAGTTCGACCAAAATCCATCAGCTTCTGACACATTGTTGCCTTTGATGAAGGATAATTTTTATCGCCAAAAATACATTGACAGGATAAGAGAAAGGCTGGTGAAATAG
- a CDS encoding DUF3817 domain-containing protein, whose product MNSSLSIFRKVAVAEGISYLLLLFVAMPLKYFANMPLYVKYTGWAHGLLFVLYAATLVLAWQEQKWKFGKALLIFVASLLPFAPFIVDRKLKDERPENASGIQ is encoded by the coding sequence ATGAACAGTTCACTTTCTATTTTCCGTAAAGTAGCCGTAGCCGAAGGTATATCCTATCTGCTCTTATTATTTGTAGCGATGCCATTAAAATATTTCGCAAATATGCCATTGTACGTAAAATATACAGGATGGGCTCATGGTTTGTTATTTGTGCTGTATGCAGCTACGTTGGTTTTAGCCTGGCAAGAGCAAAAATGGAAATTTGGTAAAGCATTATTAATATTTGTGGCTTCTTTACTTCCTTTTGCTCCATTTATTGTAGATAGAAAGTTGAAAGATGAGCGGCCGGAAAATGCAAGTGGCATACAATAA